A region of the Petrotoga mexicana DSM 14811 genome:
TGATTGCGATGTTGATGCATCCAACCTTCATTTGTTGTTATCACCTGTTGAGTTAAAACAAAACTATGAATACTATGGTGGGAAAAAAGCAGAAATAGATTACGAAAAATGCACTAATTGTGGTATTTGTAAAGACAAATGTAGGTTTGAGGCAATAGATTTTCAACAGGATAAATATGTTATTAACGAATATGCGTGTGAAGGTTGTAAACTTTGTGTACTCACCTGTCCCGAAAAGGCGATAAAACTTGTAGAAAATTTAGCTGGATACTATTATGAATCAAAATCTCCAAAAGGTGTTTTGGTTCATGGCGATTTGAATCCGGGGGAAGAAACTTCAGGAGGTTTGGTAGCTGAGATAAGAAAAAAGTCTTTTTCTGTGGGTGAAAATTTAAAAAAAGATGTTATCATAATAGATGGTGCTCCTGGCATAGGATGCCCTGCAACATCGTCTGTAGCTGGTGTAAACTATGCTATTATAGTTACCGAACCTACCCTTTCAGGATTCCATGACCTTCAAAGAGCGGTTGAAACTTTGAAGAAAATGAGAGTGAAGTTTGGCGTAGTAATCAATAAATTTGATTTAAACGAATCTGTGAGTTCTTCCCTGGAGGAATGGTGCTTTTCTGAAAATATAGATCTTCTAGGAAAGATACCTTTCGATGAAATGGTGAATTTAGCTACAAGAGAAGCCAAACCGATAATCTTGTACGAAGATTCTATTTCTTCAAAGTACATAAAATCTATATATCAAAAAATCTCACAAATACTTTTTAATAAATAAAAAGAGGGGTGTAAAAATGAAAATTGCAGTTCCATCTAAAGAAAAGATATTGGAATCCGAATTAGATGAAAGATTCGCGAGAGCAGCTTACTTTTTAGTTTACGATACAGAAAATGAAAGTTATGAGTTTTTTTCTCCTGACAATAGCCAGGAACACGGGGCAGGAACAAAAATTGTGAATGAACTTTCAGAACGGGGAATAGATGCAGTAATTTCAAAAAATGTTGGAGAAAATGCTTTGACAGCTTTAAAAGCGGCAAATATTAAAGCTTACATAGCTTCAGATGGCAACGTCAAAGAAAATATAGAACTTTTGAAATTAGAAAAACTTCAAGAATTCTAAAAGGGTTACAAGGTGGGGAGCAGGGTGAAGCCTTACCATACCTTTCCTTATGGCTGGGAAAGGGCGAAAGGGCAAAGCCTTTTGCTTTTCCTAATGGGCGGGCTGCGGGGCGAAGGGGCGCTAAATAAAGTTTCTAAGGACAATAATATTTAAAACTACAGGAGGGAAAAAATGAAGATAGCTATTCCATTGATAGAAAATATAGGTGAAGATTCAAGAATCAGTGAACATTTTGGGCATGCTCCTTACTTCGCCTTTTTGGATTTGAAAGAAAATAAAGAATACAGCTATGAAATAGAAAAGAACCCTTTGGAAAATCATTCAACAGGAGAGATCCCTCAATACATGCATGAAAAAGGTGTAGAATTAATGGTAGTCAGAGGGATTGGAATGAAGGCGATAAATGTTTTTGAAAATCTTAATATTCAGGTTATAAGAGGGGTAGATGGGACTTTAAAAGAAATAATTGAAGCAATTTCTTCTAACAATTTAAAAGATCGAGATTATACGGTGAAATCGAAATACCATGATCAAGGAGTCTAAAGAATGTCTGCTTACCAAAGAGGTAGAGGACAAGGATGGAGAGGCAAGGGTAGATTTTTAGCCAATTTTATTCTTTTAATCATTGCCGAAAACCCAACTTATGGTTATGAAATTGCCAATAACTTGGATGAACTGGGTGTGGAAACGATCGAAGGTATTGGTCAGATGGGCAGAATATACAGGATACTTTCAGATTTAGAGGGAAGTGGATATATAACTTCAAATTGGGATACTTCTAAGAGTCCACCTGTGAAGGTTTACACAATTACACCTTTGGGATTGGAGTATCTGAGAAACGCGCTTGAGGGTATTAAGATGGAATCAAAAGTTCTTGATACTTTTATTGACAAATGTGAAAAGATCCTTAACAAAAAAGAATAACTTAACTTTTAAAAATACCTTTGGGAGGCTTAAATTATGCGAAGAGAAGGAGGAGGTATGGGTAGCATAGGTTTTTGTGTTTGTGTGAAATGTGGCTACAAAAAACCTCATACACCCGGCGTCCCATGTCAAGATGAAAGATGTCCAAATTGCGGAAGCGTTTTATTACGTGAGGGTTCATATCATTATAATCAAGCAAAAAAGGCTTTAGAAAAGAAAAGAAACAAGAATTCAAACGAAAAAAATAATCTCAATTAAAAACATAAAATATTAAAGGCGCTCTTTTCGGAGCGCCCTTTATAAATCGGTATTATTAAATTAAAAAGTTAAGTCCAAATTTCTGTTCTTTATTTCATTTTTAATCTCTTCAATAAAACGCTCTTTTGAAACATTTTCTATGGTATCGCCTTTTCGAGTTCTTATATTTATAGTATCTGAATTCATTTCTTTTTCTCCAAAAACTATCATATACGGCACTTTCTTCATCTGTTCGCTTCTTATCTTGTATCCCACAGTAGCATCAGAATCATTTACATAAACCCTAATACCTTCTTGTTCTAGAACATGAGAAAATTTTTTGGCTTCTTCATTGAATTTTTCAGAAACTGGAAGAATCGATACTTGAACAGGAGAAAGCCAAGTTGGGAACTCACCAGCAAAGTTTTCTATTAAAATACCAAAGAATCTTTCTAAAGACCCAAATATAGCTCTATGAATCATAACCGGCCTTTTTTGTTCGTCGTTTTCATCTGCGTATACAATATCAAACCTTTCTGGCATCTGAAAATCAAGCTGAATAGTTGTACATTGCCATTTTCTTCCAAGGGAATCTGTAACGTTGAAATCTATTTTAGGACCATAAAAAGCCCCTTCCCCTTCGTCTATTCTATATTCCATATTGGTCTTTTCTAGTGCCTTTTTTAAAGCATCGGTAGCCCTTTCCCAACTTTCAATATCTCCCATATGATCTTCGGGCATCGTACTTAAGATGGCTTCGTATTTAAATCCAAATGTTGAAAATATTTCGTTTGTTAGTTGTATAACTTTTATTATTTCTTCCTCCATTTGTGACTGCGTGCAGAATATATGAGCGTCATCTTGAGTGAAAGCTCTGACTCTAAAAAGACCATGCAAAACTCCACTTCTTTCGTAGCGATGCACTTTACCAAATTCAAACATTCTTATTGGTAAGTCTCTGTAACTGACGAAGTTGTTTTTATATATAAGTATATGCCCTGGGCAATTCATC
Encoded here:
- a CDS encoding ferredoxin, which codes for MRREGGGMGSIGFCVCVKCGYKKPHTPGVPCQDERCPNCGSVLLREGSYHYNQAKKALEKKRNKNSNEKNNLN
- a CDS encoding ATP-binding protein — encoded protein: MKQIAIISGKGGTGKTTLSASLSYLFQNPVMSDCDVDASNLHLLLSPVELKQNYEYYGGKKAEIDYEKCTNCGICKDKCRFEAIDFQQDKYVINEYACEGCKLCVLTCPEKAIKLVENLAGYYYESKSPKGVLVHGDLNPGEETSGGLVAEIRKKSFSVGENLKKDVIIIDGAPGIGCPATSSVAGVNYAIIVTEPTLSGFHDLQRAVETLKKMRVKFGVVINKFDLNESVSSSLEEWCFSENIDLLGKIPFDEMVNLATREAKPIILYEDSISSKYIKSIYQKISQILFNK
- a CDS encoding NifB/NifX family molybdenum-iron cluster-binding protein — encoded protein: MKIAVPSKEKILESELDERFARAAYFLVYDTENESYEFFSPDNSQEHGAGTKIVNELSERGIDAVISKNVGENALTALKAANIKAYIASDGNVKENIELLKLEKLQEF
- a CDS encoding NifB/NifX family molybdenum-iron cluster-binding protein; the encoded protein is MKIAIPLIENIGEDSRISEHFGHAPYFAFLDLKENKEYSYEIEKNPLENHSTGEIPQYMHEKGVELMVVRGIGMKAINVFENLNIQVIRGVDGTLKEIIEAISSNNLKDRDYTVKSKYHDQGV
- a CDS encoding PadR family transcriptional regulator; protein product: MSAYQRGRGQGWRGKGRFLANFILLIIAENPTYGYEIANNLDELGVETIEGIGQMGRIYRILSDLEGSGYITSNWDTSKSPPVKVYTITPLGLEYLRNALEGIKMESKVLDTFIDKCEKILNKKE